Proteins found in one Neomonachus schauinslandi chromosome 1, ASM220157v2, whole genome shotgun sequence genomic segment:
- the RPL24 gene encoding 60S ribosomal protein L24 isoform X2, with protein sequence MKVELCSFSGYKIYPGHGRRYARTDGKVFQFLNAKCESAFLSKRNPRQINWTVLYRRKHKKGQSVKIQKKRTRRAVKFQRAITGASLADIMAKRNQKPEVRKAQREQAIRAAKEAKKAKQASKKTAMAAAKAPTKAAPKQKIVKPVKVSAPRVGGKR encoded by the exons ATGAA GGTCGAGCTGTGCAGTTTCAGTGGGTACAAGATTTACCCCGGACATGGCAGGCGCTACGCCAGGACCGACGGGAAG GTTTTCCAGTTTCTTAACGCAAAATGCGAATCCGCATTCCTTTCCAAGAGGAATCCTCGGCAGATAAACTGGACTGTCCTCTACAGAAGAAAGCACAAAAAGGGACAGTCGGTAA aaattcaaaagaaaagaacccGCCGTGCAGTTAAATTCCAGAGGGCCATCACTGGTGCATCTCTTGCTGATATAATGGCCAAGAGGAATCAGAAACCTGAAGTTAGGAAGGCACAACGAGAACAGGCCATCAG GGCTGCCAAGGAAGCAAAAAAGGCTAAGCAAGCATCTAAAAAGACAGCCATGGCTGCTGCTAAG GCTCCCACGAAGGCAGCACCTAAGCAAAAGATTGTGAAGCCTGTGAAGGTTTCTGCACCCCGAGTTGGCGGAAAACGCTAA
- the RPL24 gene encoding 60S ribosomal protein L24 isoform X3 produces MKVELCSFSGYKIYPGHGRRYARTDGKVFQFLNAKCESAFLSKRNPRQINWTVLYRRKHKKGQSEEIQKKRTRRAVKFQRAITGASLADIMAKRNQKPEVRKAQREQAIRQPWLLLRLPRRQHLSKRL; encoded by the exons ATGAA GGTCGAGCTGTGCAGTTTCAGTGGGTACAAGATTTACCCCGGACATGGCAGGCGCTACGCCAGGACCGACGGGAAG GTTTTCCAGTTTCTTAACGCAAAATGCGAATCCGCATTCCTTTCCAAGAGGAATCCTCGGCAGATAAACTGGACTGTCCTCTACAGAAGAAAGCACAAAAAGGGACAGTCG gaagaaattcaaaagaaaagaacccGCCGTGCAGTTAAATTCCAGAGGGCCATCACTGGTGCATCTCTTGCTGATATAATGGCCAAGAGGAATCAGAAACCTGAAGTTAGGAAGGCACAACGAGAACAGGCCATCAG ACAGCCATGGCTGCTGCTAAG GCTCCCACGAAGGCAGCACCTAAGCAAAAGATTGTGA
- the RPL24 gene encoding 60S ribosomal protein L24 isoform X1, producing MKVELCSFSGYKIYPGHGRRYARTDGKVFQFLNAKCESAFLSKRNPRQINWTVLYRRKHKKGQSEEIQKKRTRRAVKFQRAITGASLADIMAKRNQKPEVRKAQREQAIRAAKEAKKAKQASKKTAMAAAKAPTKAAPKQKIVKPVKVSAPRVGGKR from the exons ATGAA GGTCGAGCTGTGCAGTTTCAGTGGGTACAAGATTTACCCCGGACATGGCAGGCGCTACGCCAGGACCGACGGGAAG GTTTTCCAGTTTCTTAACGCAAAATGCGAATCCGCATTCCTTTCCAAGAGGAATCCTCGGCAGATAAACTGGACTGTCCTCTACAGAAGAAAGCACAAAAAGGGACAGTCG gaagaaattcaaaagaaaagaacccGCCGTGCAGTTAAATTCCAGAGGGCCATCACTGGTGCATCTCTTGCTGATATAATGGCCAAGAGGAATCAGAAACCTGAAGTTAGGAAGGCACAACGAGAACAGGCCATCAG GGCTGCCAAGGAAGCAAAAAAGGCTAAGCAAGCATCTAAAAAGACAGCCATGGCTGCTGCTAAG GCTCCCACGAAGGCAGCACCTAAGCAAAAGATTGTGAAGCCTGTGAAGGTTTCTGCACCCCGAGTTGGCGGAAAACGCTAA